A section of the Kluyveromyces lactis strain NRRL Y-1140 chromosome F complete sequence genome encodes:
- a CDS encoding type I glyceraldehyde-3-phosphate dehydrogenase (uniprot|P17819 Kluyveromyces lactis KLLA0F20988g GAP1 Glyceraldehyde-3-phosphate dehydrogenase 1), which produces MVKVAINGFGRIGRLVLRIALQRKALEVVAVNDPFISVDYAAYMFKYDSTHGRYKGEVTTSGNDLVIDGHKIAVFQEKDPANLPWGKLGVDIVIDSTGVFKELDSAQKHLDAGAKKVVITAPSKTAPMFVVGVNEDKYNGETIVSNASCTTNCLAPIAKIINDEFGIDEALMTTVHSITATQKTVDGPSHKDWRGGRTASGNIIPSSTGAAKAVGKVLPELQGKLTGMAFRVPTVDVSVVDLTVKLAKEATYDEIKAAVKKASQGKLKNVVGYTEDSVVSSDFLGDTHSTIFDASAGIQLSPKFVKVVAWYDNEYGYSERVVDLVEHVA; this is translated from the coding sequence ATGGTTAAGGTTGCTATTAACGGGTTTGGTAGAATCGGTAGATTGGTTTTGAGAATTGCTTTGCAAAGAAAGGCTCTAGAAGTTGTTGCCGTTAACGATCCATTCATTTCTGTTGATTATGCCGCTTACATGTTCAAGTACGATTCCACCCATGGTAGATACAAGGGTGAAGTTACTACCAGCGGTAACGACTTGGTCATTGACGGTCACAAGATTGCtgttttccaagaaaaggATCCAGCTAACTTGCCATGGGGTAAGCTAGGTGTCGATATCGTTATCGACTCTACCGGTGTCTTCAAGGAATTGGACTCCGCTCAAAAGCATCTAGACGCTGGTGCCAAGAAGGTCGTCATCACTGCTCCTTCCAAGACTGCTCCAATGTTTGTCGTTGGTGTTAACGAAGACAAGTACAACGGTGAAACCATTGTTTCTAACGCTTCTTGTACTACCAACTGTTTGGCTCCAATTGCTAAGATTATCAACGATGAATTCGGTATTGACGAAGCTTTGATGACTACCGTTCATTCCATCACTGCTACTCAAAAGACTGTTGATGGTCCATCCCACAAGGACTGGAGAGGTGGTAGAACTGCTTCCGGTAACATTATCCCATCCTCTACTGGTGCTGCTAAGGCTGTCGGTAAAGTCTTGCCAGAATTGCAAGGTAAATTGACCGGTATGGCTTTCAGAGTCCCAACCGTCGATGTTTCTGTCGTTGATTTGACCGTCAAGTTGGCTAAGGAAGCCACTTACGATGAAATCAAGGCCGCTGTTAAGAAGGCTTCTCAAGGTAAGCTAAAGAATGTTGTTGGTTACACTGAAGACTCTGTTGTTTCCAGCGATTTCCTTGGTGACACTCACTCCACCATCTTTGACGCCTCTGCTGGTATTCAATTGTCTCCAAAGTTCGTCAAGGTTGTTGCTTGGTACGATAACGAATACGGTTACTCTGAAAGAGTTGTCGATTTGGTTGAGCACGTTGCTTAA
- the CHS1 gene encoding chitin synthase I (similar to uniprot|P08004 Saccharomyces cerevisiae YNL192W CHS1 Chitin synthase I requires activation from zymogenic form in order to catalyze the transfer of N-acetylglucosamine (GlcNAc) to chitin required for repairing the chitin septum during cytokinesis transcription activated by mating factor) gives MSYNYNGQGYYRFDGDEHRASHQAQENSYQMYEPSEDDRNDENHRYRTAAGTDEQYNGFVNHYPEMGEYRQPGDMSQYQVPNIQVDASSPIANTFDPAYPGQTPYVQADFNDNQYYGRNSYQNEQAPSINSATDYYANQDTRPILEQPHQLYNYQQQDDIENPIYVDQNGDDYQINTYLNSKGDMVDPFEAGQRGEPSEWDINDYVSNYDDEDGSSSFGSYGNDVATLDRLGELKYESDEDGADLGERKSPAIQRKPTVVRKFKLCQGNFIFDCPISSQLLSQYSAGAGPEKLSNEFKFMRYQAVTCEPNQFQSNTFNLRQLMYPYPRRTELMIVITMYNEDDILLGKTLKGVMDNIRHFTKRSNSSVWGPDAWKKICVCVVSDGRSKINERSLALMSALGCYQDGFAKEAINDKKVVTHVYEHTTKVNITSVSSTNVELGYGDSTIPVQMLFCLKEKNQKKINSHRWAFEAFAETLNPNVIILLDAGTMPGKDSIYQLWREFKDPQVGGACGEIKADLGSGYTKLLNPLIASQNFEYKMSNILDKTTESNFGFISVLPGAFSAYRFEALKGEPMRKYFLGDDLNGTVFISNMYLAEDRILCFEIVTKRDSNWVLRYCRGSYGATDVPEKIPEFILQRRRWLNGSFFAALYSFIHFYKIFTSGHTILRKIILMFEFTYLFVTTLVSWFSLSSFFLVFRILTLSIAISFPDYKVFRVFSVLFLWLYGLSVLVTFILSLGNKPKGTPLFYLSTFIFFAVLMVYMLACSIYMSVYSIQNLIDSGTTTFKGLITKETFRDLVISIGSTYALYLLSSIIYLHPMHMFTSLVQYVLLSPSYINVLNIYAFCNVHDISWGTKGSAAKPLGSIQSKDDGTVKMEIPISEKEIDENFHKFNSILTEPKPKEVEAELSLEESKSSYYAMVRSLVVILWVVSNFIIVAVVLETGGISQYKDIDDSAKGFTSTDQEVSILNSKSTIYFSVILWIVAFMALFRFIGCCVYCIGRTVRKLRF, from the coding sequence ATGAGCTACAATTATAACGGCCAAGGTTATTACCGATTCGACGGTGATGAACATAGGGCATCTCACCAAGCTCAAGAAAATAGTTATCAGATGTATGAGCCATCTGAAGACGACAGAAACGATGAAAATCATAGGTACAGAACTGCTGCCGGAACAGATGAGCAGTATAATGGGTTTGTGAACCATTATCCGGAAATGGGTGAATATCGCCAGCCTGGTGATATGTCCCAATACCAGGTGCCAAATATTCAAGTGGATGCGTCAAGTCCTATAGCGAATACATTTGATCCGGCGTATCCTGGGCAAACTCCATATGTGCAAGCAGATTTTAATGATAATCAGTATTACGGTAGAAATTCGTATCAGAATGAGCAAGCACCTAGTATTAACTCCGCGACCGATTATTATGCGAATCAAGATACAAGGCCAATCTTGGAACAACCTCATCAGTTATACAATTACCAGCAACAGGATGATATCGAAAATCCTATATACGTGGATCAAAACGGTGATGATTATCAGATCAACACTTATTTAAACAGTAAAGGTGATATGGTGGATCCATTCGAAGCTGGCCAGCGTGGTGAACCGTCGGAGTGGGATATCAACGATTATGTTAGTAATTACGACGACGAAGACGGAAGCAGTTCTTTCGGAAGTTATGGGAATGACGTGGCGACACTTGATAGGCTtggtgaattgaaatatgaaTCAGATGAGGACGGTGCTGACTTGGGAGAGAGAAAGTCTCCCGCCATTCAAAGAAAGCCAACGGTAGTTAGAAAGTTCAAATTATGTCAGGgaaatttcatcttcgatTGTCCAATCAGTAGCCAATTGTTGTCTCAATATTCTGCAGGAGCTGGTCCAGAAAAATTGTCTAATGAATTTAAGTTCATGAGATATCAAGCTGTTACCTGTGAACCAAACCAGTTTCAAAGTAATACGTTCAATTTACGTCAGTTGATGTATCCGTACCCAAGAAGAACAGAGCTTATGATCGTAATTACAATGTacaatgaagatgatattttaCTCGgcaaaactttgaaaggTGTTATGGATAACATAAGACATTTTACAAAACGTTCAAACTCCTCTGTTTGGGGCCCAGATGcatggaagaagatttgtGTTTGTGTGGTTAGTGATGGTAGATCAAAAATTAATGAACGTTCTCTCGCGTTAATGAGTGCATTAGGTTGCTATCAAGATGGTTTTGCGAAAGAGGCTATCAATGACAAGAAAGTCGTCACTCATGTCTATGAACATACAACTAAAGTCAATATCACCTCTGTGTCATCTACGAATGTCGAGTTAGGATATGGCGATAGCACCATACCTGTGCAAATGCTTTTCTGtttgaaagagaagaatcagaagaagattaatTCTCACCGTTGGGCATTTGAGGCCTTTGCAGAAACACTAAACCCGAATGTCATAATTCTCTTGGATGCTGGTACAATGCCCGGAAAGGATTCTATTTATCAGCTATGGAGAGAGTTTAAGGATCCCCAAGTGGGTGGCGCATGCGGTGAAATCAAAGCTGATTTAGGATCTGGATATACTAAACTATTAAATCCCTTGATTGCATCGcaaaactttgaatatAAAATGTCTAACATTTTGGATAAAACGACAGAATCTAACTTTGGGTTTATATCTGTCCTACCAGGTGCTTTTTCTGCCTATAGATTCGAGGCATTAAAAGGTGAACCGATGCGAAAGTATTTCTTAGGTGACGACCTTAATGGTACCGTTTTCATCTCGAATATGTACTTGGCCGAAGATCGTATTTTATGTTTCGAAATCGTCACCAAACGTGATAGCAACTGGGTCTTAAGATATTGCCGTGGGTCATACGGTGCAACTGATGTGCCAGAAAAGATTCCAGAATTCATCCTCCAGAGAAGACGTTGGTTAAACGGGTCATTTTTTGCTGCGTTATATTCATTTATTCATTTCTACAAAATTTTCACATCTGGGCACACTATACTGAGGAAAATAATCTTAATGTTTGAGTTTACTTACTTGTTCGTGACGACCTTAGTTTCATGGTTTTCGCTAAGTTCATTTTTCCTTGTATTCAGAATATTAACGCTATCGATAGCCATTTCATTCCCAGATTATAAGGTTTTCAGAGTATTTTCAGTGTTATTCCTATGGTTATACGGGCTATCAGTGTTGGTGACATTCATCCTATCGCTTGGTAACAAACCGAAAGGAACACCTTTATTCTATTTGAGTACAtttattttctttgctgTTTTGATGGTGTATATGCTGGCATGTTCCATTTACATGAGTGTTTATTCTATTCAAAATCTGATCGATTCAGGAACGACTACTTTCAAAGGATTAATTACGAAAGAAACATTCAGGGATTTGGTGATTTCCATAGGGTCAACTTATGCGCTTTACCTGTTAAGTTCGATTATCTACTTACATCCCATGCATATGTTTACGTCTCTGGTCCAATACGTGTTGTTAAGTCCATCGTATATCAACGTTTTGAACATTTATGCCTTCTGCAATGTGCATGATATTTCATGGGGTACCAAGGGCTCTGCTGCTAAACCGTTGGGATCCATCCAATCTAAGGATGATGGTACCGTCAAGATGGAAATTCCAATATCtgagaaagaaattgatgagaaTTTCCACAAATTCAATAGTATCTTGACTGAACCTAAACcgaaagaagttgaagcaGAACTATCCTTAGAAGAATCCAAATCAAGTTATTATGCCATGGTCAGATCTTTGGTAGTTATCCTATGGGTAGTTTCCAATTTCATCATAGTGGCCGTTGTGTTGGAGACCGGTGGTATAAGTCAATACaaagatattgatgatTCAGCGAAAGGGTTTACTTCCACTGATCAAGAGGTGTCGATTTtaaattccaaatctaCGATTTATTTCTCAGTAATCCTTTGGATAGTTGCATTCATGGCATTATTTAGATTCATTGGATGTTGTGTCTATTGTATCGGAAGAACTGTCAGAAAGCTAAGGTTCTAA
- a CDS encoding uncharacterized protein (similar to uniprot|P53870 Saccharomyces cerevisiae YNL193W Hypothetical ORF), with the protein MKGYLEAMRAYDRALISEKPNNDDTYNIHYNQTRLLLKIYTDYVNVDGYINLLQYVNLDGIDSVETLLVTIDAIIKRFETVVESFPEEVGWDLLFNLLISYSTYVESQTNIPGETLINIVTGFISHFHHIMRLENELLESVDMANLNEQEEEDDVSSYRPDNLAEQSQVDLRTGTGIKTRGAENEDYGLALSTETFDKETVVDTVTLGYKFVYEIMANQLESENTAPGKIINVAQKNYLEELLVKFINQLDDMVVTLKIGQSDVQELVIAKRSIESLKLLYQGDLHMFLDTLGTTDEDSMMSNVELLDMAINTFSTENSWQIRTYLSRTLGKLQTILAERQSNIISGKTKNKDNELSPIVFSLCDVMINRADNELSRCLLKQTELNQLQGQSHPEEDIVKTIELLQQNAKTLLVNAKSIAHRSCGFSEYITDKLKRNYIYGQASIRLDIIESPRTRKIPEDLDDQPSYRALCIP; encoded by the coding sequence ATGAAGGGATATCTGGAGGCAATGCGAGCTTATGATAGAGCCTTGATTTCTGAGAAACCTAATAACGATGACACATACAATATCCATTATAACCAAACTAGACTGTTGCTTAAAATCTATACTGATTATGTGAACGTCGATGGTTATATCAACCTGCTTCAATATGTTAATTTAGATGGAATTGATTCCGTAGAAACCTTACTGGTGACCATTGACGCTATTATCAAAAGGTTTGAAACTGTTGTAGAGAGTTTCCCAGAGGAAGTTGGATGGGATTTGCTATTCAACCTATTAATATCGTATTCTACCTATGTGGAATCTCAGACTAATATCCCAGGCGAGACTCTAATCAACATTGTAACAGGGTTCATTTCGCATTTCCATCACATCATGAGATTAGAGAATGAGCTATTGGAGAGTGTAGATATGGCAAATTTGAACGAACAGGAAGAGGAGGACGATGTTAGTTCTTATCGACCAGATAATTTAGCTGAACAATCTCAAGTAGATCTTCGCACCGGTACTGGCATCAAGACCAGAGGTGCTGAGAACGAGGATTACGGGTTGGCCCTATCTACTGAAACTTTTGACAAGGAAACTGTCGTTGACACTGTTACTCTAGGCTACAAATTTGTATATGAGATAATGGCAAATCAGCTTGAATCCGAGAATACTGCTCCCGGTAAGATAATCAATGTTGCACAGAAGAACTACTTGGAAGAATTGTTGGTAAAGTTCATCAACCAATTGGATGATATGGTAGTAACTCTAAAAATAGGCCAATCTGACGTCCAGGAATTAGTGATAGCGAAAAGGTCAATTGAAAGTCTGAAACTTTTGTATCAAGGAGATCTTCACATGTTTCTAGATACCTTGGGAACGACTGATGAAGATTCGATGATGAGCAATGTTGAGCTTTTAGATATGGCAATAAATACTTTCTCCACTGAGAACAGTTGGCAAATTCGAACGTATCTATCAAGGACATTGGGTAAATTACAAACGATACTTGCCGAAAGACAATCCAACATTATTAGTGGTAAAACCAAGAACAAAGACAACGAGTTAAGCCCAATCGTTTTCAGTTTATGCGATGTCATGATCAACAGAGCGGATAATGAGCTTTCCAGGTGTCTACTAAAGCAAACGGAATTGAACCAGCTGCAGGGACAATCGCACCCGGAAGAGGATATTGTTAAGACCATCGAATTATTACAACAGAATGCAAAGACCCTGTTAGTGAATGCGAAATCCATCGCCCATAGGTCTTGCGGCTTCAGTGAATACATCACTGacaagttgaaaagaaactacATCTATGGACAAGCTTCCATAAGGTTAGACATCATAGAGTCTCCACGGACTAGAAAAATACCAGAGGACTTAGATGATCAACCTTCATATCGAGCTCTCTGTATTCCTTAG